Proteins encoded by one window of Homo sapiens chromosome 6 genomic scaffold, GRCh38.p14 alternate locus group ALT_REF_LOCI_6 HSCHR6_MHC_QBL_CTG1:
- the NRM gene encoding nurim isoform 1 (isoform 1 is encoded by transcript variant 1) → MAPALLLIPAALASFILAFGTGVEFVRFTSLRPLLGGIPESGGPDARQGWLAALQDRSILAPLAWDLGLLLLFVGQHSLMAAERVKAWTSRYFGVLQRSLYVACTALALQLVMRYWEPIPKGPVLWEARAEPWATWVPLLCFVLHVISWLLIFSILLVFDYAELMGLKQVYYHVLGLGEPLALKSPRALRLFSHLRHPVCVELLTVLWVVPTLGTDRLLLAFLLTLYLGLAHGLDQQDLRYLRAQLQRKLHLLSRPQDGEAE, encoded by the exons ATGGCCCCTGCACTGCTCCTGATCCCTGCTGCCCTCGCCTCTTTCATCCTGGCCTTTGGCACCGGAGTGGAGTTCGTGCGCTTTACCTCCCTTCGGCCACTTCTTGGAGGGATCCCGGAGTCTGGTGGTCCGG ATGCCCGCCAGGGATGGCTGGCTGCCCTGCAGGACCGCAGCATCCTTGCCCCCCTGGCATGGGATCTGGGGCTCCTGCTTCTATTTGTTGGGCAGCACAGCCTCATGGCAGCTGAAAGAGTGAAGGCATGGACATCCCGGTACTTTGGGGTCCTTCAGAGGTCACTGTATGTGGCCTGCACTGCCCTGGCCTTGCAG CTGGTGATGCGGTACTGGGAGCCCATACCCAAAGGCCCTGTGTTGTGGGAGGCTCGGGCTGAGCCATGGGCCACCTGGGTGCCGCTCCTCTGCTTTGTGCTCCATGTCATCTCCTGGCTCCTCATCTTTAGCATCCTTCTCGTCTTTGACTATGCTGAGCTCATGGGCCTCAAACAG GTATACTACCATGTGCTGGGGCTGGGCGAGCCTCTGGCCCTGAAGTCTCCCCGGGCTCTCAGACTCTTCTCCCACCTGCGCCACCCAGTGTGTGTGGAGCTGCTGACAGTGCTGTGGGTGGTGCCTACCCTGGGCACGGACCGTCTCCTCCTTGCTTTCCTCCTTACCCTCTACCTGGGCCTGGCTCACGGGCTTGATCAGCAAGACCTCCGCTACCTCCGGGCCCAGCTACAAAGAAAACTCCACCTGCTCTCTCGGCCCCAGGATGGGGAGGCAGAGTGA
- the NRM gene encoding nurim isoform X2, producing the protein MWPALPWPCRYEALALQLVMRYWEPIPKGPVLWEARAEPWATWVPLLCFVLHVISWLLIFSILLVFDYAELMGLKQVYYHVLGLGEPLALKSPRALRLFSHLRHPVCVELLTVLWVVPTLGTDRLLLAFLLTLYLGLAHGLDQQDLRYLRAQLQRKLHLLSRPQDGEAE; encoded by the exons ATGTGGCCTGCACTGCCCTGGCCTTGCAGGTATGAGGCCCTGGCCTTGCAG CTGGTGATGCGGTACTGGGAGCCCATACCCAAAGGCCCTGTGTTGTGGGAGGCTCGGGCTGAGCCATGGGCCACCTGGGTGCCGCTCCTCTGCTTTGTGCTCCATGTCATCTCCTGGCTCCTCATCTTTAGCATCCTTCTCGTCTTTGACTATGCTGAGCTCATGGGCCTCAAACAG GTATACTACCATGTGCTGGGGCTGGGCGAGCCTCTGGCCCTGAAGTCTCCCCGGGCTCTCAGACTCTTCTCCCACCTGCGCCACCCAGTGTGTGTGGAGCTGCTGACAGTGCTGTGGGTGGTGCCTACCCTGGGCACGGACCGTCTCCTCCTTGCTTTCCTCCTTACCCTCTACCTGGGCCTGGCTCACGGGCTTGATCAGCAAGACCTCCGCTACCTCCGGGCCCAGCTACAAAGAAAACTCCACCTGCTCTCTCGGCCCCAGGATGGGGAGGCAGAGTGA
- the NRM gene encoding nurim isoform X1 — protein MAAERVKAWTSRYFGVLQRSLYVACTALALQLVMRYWEPIPKGPVLWEARAEPWATWVPLLCFVLHVISWLLIFSILLVFDYAELMGLKQVYYHVLGLGEPLALKSPRALRLFSHLRHPVCVELLTVLWVVPTLGTDRLLLAFLLTLYLGLAHGLDQQDLRYLRAQLQRKLHLLSRPQDGEAE, from the exons ATGGCAGCTGAAAGAGTGAAGGCATGGACATCCCGGTACTTTGGGGTCCTTCAGAGGTCACTGTATGTGGCCTGCACTGCCCTGGCCTTGCAG CTGGTGATGCGGTACTGGGAGCCCATACCCAAAGGCCCTGTGTTGTGGGAGGCTCGGGCTGAGCCATGGGCCACCTGGGTGCCGCTCCTCTGCTTTGTGCTCCATGTCATCTCCTGGCTCCTCATCTTTAGCATCCTTCTCGTCTTTGACTATGCTGAGCTCATGGGCCTCAAACAG GTATACTACCATGTGCTGGGGCTGGGCGAGCCTCTGGCCCTGAAGTCTCCCCGGGCTCTCAGACTCTTCTCCCACCTGCGCCACCCAGTGTGTGTGGAGCTGCTGACAGTGCTGTGGGTGGTGCCTACCCTGGGCACGGACCGTCTCCTCCTTGCTTTCCTCCTTACCCTCTACCTGGGCCTGGCTCACGGGCTTGATCAGCAAGACCTCCGCTACCTCCGGGCCCAGCTACAAAGAAAACTCCACCTGCTCTCTCGGCCCCAGGATGGGGAGGCAGAGTGA
- the NRM gene encoding nurim isoform 5 (isoform 5 is encoded by transcript variant 5), which translates to MAPALLLIPAALASFILAFGTGVEFVRFTSLRPLLGGIPESGGPGILPCAGAGRASGPEVSPGSQTLLPPAPPSVCGAADSAVGGAYPGHGPSPPCFPPYPLPGPGSRA; encoded by the exons ATGGCCCCTGCACTGCTCCTGATCCCTGCTGCCCTCGCCTCTTTCATCCTGGCCTTTGGCACCGGAGTGGAGTTCGTGCGCTTTACCTCCCTTCGGCCACTTCTTGGAGGGATCCCGGAGTCTGGTGGTCCGG GTATACTACCATGTGCTGGGGCTGGGCGAGCCTCTGGCCCTGAAGTCTCCCCGGGCTCTCAGACTCTTCTCCCACCTGCGCCACCCAGTGTGTGTGGAGCTGCTGACAGTGCTGTGGGTGGTGCCTACCCTGGGCACGGACCGTCTCCTCCTTGCTTTCCTCCTTACCCTCTACCTGGGCCTGGCTCACGGGCTTGA
- the NRM gene encoding nurim isoform 4 (isoform 4 is encoded by transcript variant 4) — protein MAPALLLIPAALASFILAFGTGVEFVRFTSLRPLLGGIPESGGPDARQGWLAALQDRSILAPLAWDLGLLLLFVGQHSLMAAERVKAWTSRYFGVLQRSLYVACTALALQVYYHVLGLGEPLALKSPRALRLFSHLRHPVCVELLTVLWVVPTLGTDRLLLAFLLTLYLGLAHGLDQQDLRYLRAQLQRKLHLLSRPQDGEAE, from the exons ATGGCCCCTGCACTGCTCCTGATCCCTGCTGCCCTCGCCTCTTTCATCCTGGCCTTTGGCACCGGAGTGGAGTTCGTGCGCTTTACCTCCCTTCGGCCACTTCTTGGAGGGATCCCGGAGTCTGGTGGTCCGG ATGCCCGCCAGGGATGGCTGGCTGCCCTGCAGGACCGCAGCATCCTTGCCCCCCTGGCATGGGATCTGGGGCTCCTGCTTCTATTTGTTGGGCAGCACAGCCTCATGGCAGCTGAAAGAGTGAAGGCATGGACATCCCGGTACTTTGGGGTCCTTCAGAGGTCACTGTATGTGGCCTGCACTGCCCTGGCCTTGCAG GTATACTACCATGTGCTGGGGCTGGGCGAGCCTCTGGCCCTGAAGTCTCCCCGGGCTCTCAGACTCTTCTCCCACCTGCGCCACCCAGTGTGTGTGGAGCTGCTGACAGTGCTGTGGGTGGTGCCTACCCTGGGCACGGACCGTCTCCTCCTTGCTTTCCTCCTTACCCTCTACCTGGGCCTGGCTCACGGGCTTGATCAGCAAGACCTCCGCTACCTCCGGGCCCAGCTACAAAGAAAACTCCACCTGCTCTCTCGGCCCCAGGATGGGGAGGCAGAGTGA
- the PPP1R18 gene encoding phostensin (The RefSeq protein has 1 substitution compared to this genomic sequence), whose translation MATIPDWKLQLLARRRQEEASVRGREKAERERLSQMPAWKRGLLERRRAKLGLSPGEPSPVLGTVEAGPPDPDESAVLLEAIGPVHQNRFIRQERQQQQQQQQRSEELLAERKPGPLEARERRPSPGEMRDQSPKGRESREERLSPRETRERRLGIGGAQELSLRPLEARDWRQSPGEVGDRSSRLSEAWKWRLSPGETPERSLRLAESREQSPRRKEVESRLSPGESAYQKLGLTEAHKWRPDSRESQEQSLVQLEATEWRLRSGEERQDYSEECGRKEEWPVPGVAPKETAELSETLTREAQGNSSAGVEAAEQRPVEDGERGMKPTEGWKWTLNSGKAREWTPRDIEAQTQKPEPPESAEKLLESPGVEAGEGEAEKEEAGAQGRPLRALQNCCSVPSPLPPEDAGTGGLRQQEEEAVELQPPPPAPLSPPPPAPTAPQPPGDPLMSRLFYGVKAGPGVGAPRRSGHTFTVNPRRSVPPATPATPTSPATVDAAVPGAGKKRYPTAEEILVLGGYLRLSRSCLAKGSPERHHKQLKISFSETALETTYQYPSESSVLEELGPEPEVPSAPNPPAAQPDDEEDEEELLLLQPELQGGLRTKALIVDESCRR comes from the exons ATGGCCACCATCCCAGACTGGAAGCTACAGCTGCTAGCCCGGCGCCGGCAGGAGGAGGCGTCCGTTCGAGGCCGAGAGAAAGCAGAACGGGAGCGCCTGTCCCAGATGCCAGCCTGGAAACGAGGGCTCCTGGAGCGCCGCCGGGCCAAGCTTGGGCTGTCCCCTGGGGAGCCTAGCCCTGTGCTAGGGACTGTAGAGGCTGGACCTCCAGACCCGGATGAGTCTGCGGTCCTTCTGGAGGCCATCGGGCCAGTGCACCAGAACCGATTCATCCGGCAggagcggcagcagcagcagcagcaacaacaacggAGTGAAGAGCTGCTAGCAGAGAGAAAGCCTGGGCCTCTGGAGGCCCGGGAGCGGAGACCCAGCCCTGGGGAGATGCGGGATCAGAGCCCCAAGGGAAGAGAGTCAAGAGAAGAGAGACTAAGTCCGAGGGAGACCagagagaggaggctggggaTAGGGGGAGCCCAAGAGTTGAGCCTGAGGCCTCTGGAGGCTCGGGACTGGAGGCAAAGCCCAGGAGAGGTGGGAGACAGGAGCTCCCGACTGTCAGAGGCATGGAAATGGAGGCTGAGTCCTGGAGAAACTCCAGAGCGGAGTCTGAGACTAGCAGAGTCTCGAGAGCAAAGCCCCAGGAGAAAAGAGGTGGAAAGTGGACTGAGCCCAGGGGAATCTGCCTACCAGAAGTTGGGCCTGACAGAGGCCCATAAATGGAGACCTGACTCCAGAGAGTCTCAGGAACAGAGTTTGGTACAACTGGAGGCAACAGAgtggaggctgaggtcaggagaagAAAGACAAGACTACTCGGAAGAATGTGGGAGAAAAGAAGAGTGGCCAGTTCCAGGGGTAGCTCCAAAAGAGACTGCAGAGCTGTCCGAGACCCTGACAAGGGAGGCCCAAGGCAACAGTTCCGCAGGAGTGGAGGCAGCAGAGCAGAGGCCTGTGGAAGATGGCGAGAGGGGCATGAAGCCAACAGAAGGGTGGAAATGGACCCTGAACTCCGGGAAGGCTCGAGAATGGACACCCAGGGACATAGAGGCTCAAACTCAGAAACCAGAACCTCCAGAGTCAGCAGAGAAGCTTCTGGAATCTCCCGGTGTGGAGGCTGGAGaaggggaggctgagaaggaggaggcGGGGGCTCAGGGCAGGCCTCTGAGAGCCCTGCAGAACTGCTGCTCTGtgccctcccccctcccaccagaGGACGCTGGGACTGGAGGCCTGAGAcagcaggaagaggaagcagtggagctccagcccccaccaccagcccctctgtctcccccacccccagccccaactGCCCCCCAACCTCCTGGGGATCCCCTCATGAGCCGCCTGTTCTATGGGGTGAAGGCAGGGCCAGGGGTGGGGGCCCCCCGCCGCAGTGGACACACCTTCACCGTCAACCCCCGGCGGTCTGTGCCCCCTGCGACCCCAGCCACCCCAACCTCTCCAGCCACAGTTGATGCTGCAGTCCCGGGGGCTGGGAAGAAGCGGTACCCAACTGCCGAGGAGATCTTGGTTCTGGGGGGCTACCTCCGTCTCAGCCGCAGCTGCCTTGCCAAGGGGTCCCCCGAAAGACACCACAAACAG CTTAAGATCTCCTTCAGCGAGACAGCCCTGGAGACCACGTACCAATACCCCTCCGAGAGTTCGGTACTGGAGGAGCTGGGCCCGGAGCCTGAGGTCCCCAGTGCCCCCAACCCTCCAGCAGCCCAACCCGACGACgaagaggatgaggaagagctgctgctgctgcagccagAGCTCCAGGGCGGGCTGCGCACCAAGGCCCTGATTGTGG ATGAGTCCTGCCGGCGGTGA
- the NRM gene encoding nurim isoform 2 (isoform 2 is encoded by transcript variant 2), which translates to MAPALLLIPAALASFILAFGTGVEFVRFTSLRPLLGGIPESGGPDARQGWLAALQDRSILAPLAWDLGLLLLFVGQHSLMAAERVKAWTSRYFGVLQRSLYVACTALALQPLILPQLVMRYWEPIPKGPVLWEARAEPWATWVPLLCFVLHVISWLLIFSILLVFDYAELMGLKQVYYHVLGLGEPLALKSPRALRLFSHLRHPVCVELLTVLWVVPTLGTDRLLLAFLLTLYLGLAHGLDQQDLRYLRAQLQRKLHLLSRPQDGEAE; encoded by the exons ATGGCCCCTGCACTGCTCCTGATCCCTGCTGCCCTCGCCTCTTTCATCCTGGCCTTTGGCACCGGAGTGGAGTTCGTGCGCTTTACCTCCCTTCGGCCACTTCTTGGAGGGATCCCGGAGTCTGGTGGTCCGG ATGCCCGCCAGGGATGGCTGGCTGCCCTGCAGGACCGCAGCATCCTTGCCCCCCTGGCATGGGATCTGGGGCTCCTGCTTCTATTTGTTGGGCAGCACAGCCTCATGGCAGCTGAAAGAGTGAAGGCATGGACATCCCGGTACTTTGGGGTCCTTCAGAGGTCACTGTATGTGGCCTGCACTGCCCTGGCCTTGCAG CCCCTTATCCTTCCACAGCTGGTGATGCGGTACTGGGAGCCCATACCCAAAGGCCCTGTGTTGTGGGAGGCTCGGGCTGAGCCATGGGCCACCTGGGTGCCGCTCCTCTGCTTTGTGCTCCATGTCATCTCCTGGCTCCTCATCTTTAGCATCCTTCTCGTCTTTGACTATGCTGAGCTCATGGGCCTCAAACAG GTATACTACCATGTGCTGGGGCTGGGCGAGCCTCTGGCCCTGAAGTCTCCCCGGGCTCTCAGACTCTTCTCCCACCTGCGCCACCCAGTGTGTGTGGAGCTGCTGACAGTGCTGTGGGTGGTGCCTACCCTGGGCACGGACCGTCTCCTCCTTGCTTTCCTCCTTACCCTCTACCTGGGCCTGGCTCACGGGCTTGATCAGCAAGACCTCCGCTACCTCCGGGCCCAGCTACAAAGAAAACTCCACCTGCTCTCTCGGCCCCAGGATGGGGAGGCAGAGTGA
- the NRM gene encoding nurim isoform 3 (isoform 3 is encoded by transcript variant 3), whose protein sequence is MAPALLLIPAALASFILAFGTGVEFVRFTSLRPLLGGIPESGGPDARQGWLAALQDRSILAPLAWDLGLLLLFVGQHSLMAAERVKAWTSRYFGVLQRSLYVACTALALQV, encoded by the exons ATGGCCCCTGCACTGCTCCTGATCCCTGCTGCCCTCGCCTCTTTCATCCTGGCCTTTGGCACCGGAGTGGAGTTCGTGCGCTTTACCTCCCTTCGGCCACTTCTTGGAGGGATCCCGGAGTCTGGTGGTCCGG ATGCCCGCCAGGGATGGCTGGCTGCCCTGCAGGACCGCAGCATCCTTGCCCCCCTGGCATGGGATCTGGGGCTCCTGCTTCTATTTGTTGGGCAGCACAGCCTCATGGCAGCTGAAAGAGTGAAGGCATGGACATCCCGGTACTTTGGGGTCCTTCAGAGGTCACTGTATGTGGCCTGCACTGCCCTGGCCTTGCAGGTATGA